A portion of the Longimicrobium terrae genome contains these proteins:
- a CDS encoding ArsR/SmtB family transcription factor — protein MVEHHPPAPQSQPLDDTLMAIADPTRRAILQRLAGGEARVTDLARPFAMSLNAISKHIRVLERARLVRRRRSGREHLLSLDPAPLDEAAAWIETHRTRWSAQLHALDAILQAEDAAERSPSTPLTEQT, from the coding sequence ATGGTTGAGCATCATCCACCAGCCCCGCAGTCGCAGCCGCTGGACGACACGCTGATGGCGATCGCCGATCCCACGCGGCGGGCGATTCTGCAGCGGCTTGCCGGGGGCGAGGCGCGCGTCACCGACCTGGCCCGGCCCTTCGCCATGTCGCTGAACGCCATTTCCAAGCACATCCGCGTGCTGGAGCGCGCGCGCTTGGTGCGCCGCCGCCGCTCCGGGCGCGAGCACCTCCTGTCGCTCGATCCCGCGCCGCTGGACGAGGCCGCCGCGTGGATCGAAACGCATCGCACGCGGTGGTCCGCCCAACTGCACGCGCTCGACGCCATCCTCCAGGCCGAAGACGCGGCCGAGCGTTCCCCATCCACCCCGCTCACCGAACAGACATGA